A single genomic interval of Vicugna pacos chromosome 34, VicPac4, whole genome shotgun sequence harbors:
- the LOC116276946 gene encoding uncharacterized protein isoform X2, giving the protein MAAAAVAGLIPVLHSVAGDKSSYYVGRQLWFGFIAVYGVVVYVVRMPWADLHQDFWCHGSITYPCLIECFESSFSSPVVGLWYFFFFLFLAFFFLMEFFMAQVRHKQIKAKLVESEAADVEEGSMVGVQEQAPSPKKAAPNFHQEKALLLLYLVHFLLQVRGEREFMDSARLRLTGRPLWPCLPFRHQEEASLKPRGACGASPPSAVTKRPKAASG; this is encoded by the exons ATGGCCGCGGCGGCGGTGGCTGGGCTGATCCCGGTGCTGCACTCGGTGGCCGGCGACAAGTCCAGCTACTACGTTGGGCGGCAGCTGTGGTTCGGCTTCATCGCGGTGTACGGAGTGGTGGTGTACGTGGTCCGCATGCCCTGGGCCGACCTCCACCAGGACTTCTGGTGCCATGGCAGCATCACCTACCCCTGCCTGATCGAGTGCTTCGAGAGCAGCTTCAGCAGCCCCGTGGTGGGCCTCTGgtacttcttcttcttcctcttcctggccTTCTTCTTCCTCATGGAATTCTTCATGGCTCAGGTCCGGCACAAGCAGATCAAGGCCAAGCTAGTGGAGTCGGAGGCGGCGGACGTGGAGGAGGGCTCCATGGTGGGGGTCCAGGAGCAGGCGCCCTCCCCCAAGAAGGCGGCCCCCAACTTCCACCAGGAGAAGGCGCTCCTGCTGCTGTATCTCGTGCACTTCCTCCTGCAG GTGCGTGGAGAAAGGGAATTCATGGACTCTGCGCGACTCAGGCTGACGGGACGCCCGCTGTGGCCCTGCCTCCCCTTCAGACACCAGGAGGAGGCTTCCCTAAAGCCGCGGGGAGCCTGCGGGGCTTCCCCACCATCTGCTGTGACCAAGCGTCCTAAAGCCGCGTCAGGATAA
- the LOC116276946 gene encoding uncharacterized protein isoform X1, producing the protein MAAAAVAGLIPVLHSVAGDKSSYYVGRQLWFGFIAVYGVVVYVVRMPWADLHQDFWCHGSITYPCLIECFESSFSSPVVGLWYFFFFLFLAFFFLMEFFMAQVRHKQIKAKLVESEAADVEEGSMVGVQEQAPSPKKAAPNFHQEKALLLLYLVHFLLQVSSQGVFLFLLHYRHLPLVSQATIRCSTGSCPGPYFCLVRGSIEKRMSIYTLVTLSFMIILFCSGFFMYSVHHYLLKGLRVPSIGLNDGGQLRSLNSVCQPPPSSFTE; encoded by the coding sequence ATGGCCGCGGCGGCGGTGGCTGGGCTGATCCCGGTGCTGCACTCGGTGGCCGGCGACAAGTCCAGCTACTACGTTGGGCGGCAGCTGTGGTTCGGCTTCATCGCGGTGTACGGAGTGGTGGTGTACGTGGTCCGCATGCCCTGGGCCGACCTCCACCAGGACTTCTGGTGCCATGGCAGCATCACCTACCCCTGCCTGATCGAGTGCTTCGAGAGCAGCTTCAGCAGCCCCGTGGTGGGCCTCTGgtacttcttcttcttcctcttcctggccTTCTTCTTCCTCATGGAATTCTTCATGGCTCAGGTCCGGCACAAGCAGATCAAGGCCAAGCTAGTGGAGTCGGAGGCGGCGGACGTGGAGGAGGGCTCCATGGTGGGGGTCCAGGAGCAGGCGCCCTCCCCCAAGAAGGCGGCCCCCAACTTCCACCAGGAGAAGGCGCTCCTGCTGCTGTATCTCGTGCACTTCCTCCTGCAGGTCAGCTCCCAGGGCGTGTTCCTGTTCCTCCTCCACTACCGCCAcctgcccctggtgagccaggcCACCATCCGCTGCAGCACTGGCAGCTGCCCGGGGCCCTACTTCTGCCTGGTCCGCGGCTCCATCGAGAAGCGGATGTCCATCTACACCCTGGTCACTCTGTCCTTCATGATCATCCTCTTCTGCTCTGGCTTCTTCATGTACAGCGTCCACCACTACCTGCTGAAGGGCCTCCGAGTGCCAAGTATTGGCCTAAATGACGGCGGGCAGCTCAGGTCCCTGAACTCTGTctgccagcccccgccttcctCCTTCACAGAATAA